A genomic window from Candidatus Kouleothrix ribensis includes:
- a CDS encoding protein kinase → MFRRLFGKKQPDVTPNVSLGREFYVGDVVEQRYEIEKVRRGYMGIVYIAYDRQRRRQVVLKTFQNKFLWDEEAINRFKTEAELWMRIGNHPNIVRAYDLRTLMGKPHVIAEYVHGGPLRTLIGHLEQQEALDYAIQICRGMTHAVDQVHMLHRDLKPDNIMVTLDGQAKVTDFGLARVLPNTTQWVGRDRGRHRPPVRLRSVAAKDVIGGTLPYMAPELLEELGFIGTWTDIYAFGVMLFEFFTGKLPFDSMHDESLIRMHRNMPPPDPRTIKASVPAGAAEIVLNCLAKRPTERYQQFAELEDALQMLRKHQFGSFYDKTWPEHDSAERDRWLESGQAHMDMGEYSEALASFRKAVVLDANRAESWLNLARARLKLWQYNEALNDANEGLRRAVRRDDFGQLYSVCGEIYTAMMVLPKAMESYDQGLSYTPRAPYLWRAKGRLIQKMGLPREAQECFEKAIEYDKLDSQAWQLLGDAYREQQRYKKAHDAYAEALKLDPRSAESWASYGHCQLELGRVKEALLSFDAALKLNPDLDTALDGARTARQRLR, encoded by the coding sequence ATGTTTCGGCGCCTATTCGGTAAAAAGCAACCCGATGTGACCCCGAACGTATCGCTCGGGCGTGAATTCTACGTGGGCGATGTCGTCGAGCAGCGCTACGAGATCGAGAAGGTTCGGCGCGGCTACATGGGCATCGTCTACATCGCCTACGACCGCCAGCGCCGCCGCCAGGTTGTGCTCAAGACCTTCCAGAACAAATTCTTGTGGGACGAAGAGGCGATCAACCGCTTCAAGACCGAGGCCGAGCTGTGGATGCGCATCGGCAACCACCCGAACATCGTGCGCGCCTACGACTTGCGCACGCTGATGGGCAAGCCCCATGTGATCGCCGAGTACGTCCACGGTGGCCCGCTGCGCACACTGATCGGCCACCTCGAGCAGCAAGAGGCGCTCGACTATGCCATTCAGATCTGCCGCGGCATGACCCACGCGGTCGATCAGGTACACATGCTGCACCGCGACCTCAAGCCCGACAACATCATGGTCACGCTCGACGGCCAGGCCAAAGTCACTGATTTCGGGCTCGCGCGCGTGCTGCCCAACACCACCCAGTGGGTCGGCCGCGATCGCGGCCGCCACCGGCCGCCCGTGCGCCTGCGCTCGGTGGCCGCCAAAGATGTGATCGGCGGCACGCTACCATATATGGCGCCCGAGTTGCTCGAGGAGCTTGGCTTCATCGGCACCTGGACGGACATCTACGCCTTTGGCGTGATGCTGTTCGAGTTCTTCACCGGCAAGCTGCCGTTCGACTCAATGCACGACGAGTCGCTCATCCGCATGCACCGCAATATGCCACCGCCCGACCCGCGCACAATCAAGGCCAGCGTGCCGGCCGGCGCGGCCGAGATTGTGCTCAACTGCCTGGCCAAGCGCCCAACCGAGCGCTACCAGCAGTTCGCCGAGCTCGAAGACGCGTTGCAGATGCTGCGCAAGCACCAGTTTGGCAGCTTCTACGACAAGACCTGGCCCGAGCACGACAGTGCCGAGCGCGACCGCTGGCTCGAAAGCGGGCAGGCGCACATGGACATGGGCGAATACAGCGAGGCGCTGGCCAGCTTCCGCAAAGCAGTTGTGCTCGACGCCAACCGCGCCGAGAGCTGGCTCAACCTGGCGCGCGCACGGCTGAAGCTCTGGCAGTACAACGAGGCCCTCAACGATGCCAACGAGGGCCTGCGGCGCGCCGTGCGACGCGACGACTTCGGCCAGCTCTACAGCGTCTGCGGCGAGATCTACACCGCCATGATGGTGCTACCCAAAGCCATGGAGTCGTACGACCAGGGGCTTTCGTACACCCCCAGGGCGCCCTACCTCTGGCGCGCGAAGGGCCGGCTGATCCAGAAGATGGGCCTGCCGCGCGAGGCCCAGGAGTGCTTCGAAAAAGCGATCGAGTACGACAAGCTCGACTCGCAAGCCTGGCAGCTGCTCGGCGACGCCTACCGCGAGCAGCAGCGCTACAAGAAGGCGCACGACGCCTATGCCGAGGCGCTCAAGCTCGACCCACGCTCGGCCGAGAGCTGGGCCAGCTATGGCCACTGCCAGCTCGAGCTAGGCCGCGTGAAAGAGGCGCTGCTCTCGTTTGACGCCGCGCTCAAGCTCAACCCCGACCTCGACACCGCACTAGACGGCGCGCGCACCGCCCGCCAACGGCTCCGTTAG
- a CDS encoding FAD-dependent oxidoreductase translates to MRAIIAGAGPAGFATATWLNERGFEVVLLEKRSVPGGKVSAWRDADGDWVESGLHVFFGAYHNLLNFLGECDLHDCFDWKPAEMVFISPEHRLAPIRFIPGLPAPLNGLAGVAVSPLMTMGDKLRMGLGLLRPIFGSQAYIDQQDDQTYAAWHLRHGMGMRTLDDVMHTMALALNFQRADQVSAKLVLTALLHFAQETNAPKMGLVKGSPHERLWAPLIERLTARGVRVELGRAVERIGYDPLDNRVTGFALDDGSTIEGDVYVSAMPVHNLRKRLDPAMRAMPLFDNLRHLKGQPVVTAVLYFDRMVTQVDNLMFSAGTRLSVYADLPRVSPDYHTGRGSIIELVVAPAGDLIGQPDDVVLAAVLSDFYRLHPAAREAQLLKQHIVRIPNSVYQARPGVDQYRPDQATPVPNFFLAGDYTRQEFMASIEGAIRSAKRAVERIDQTVASQQLVASSLR, encoded by the coding sequence ATGCGCGCGATTATCGCTGGGGCCGGCCCGGCCGGCTTCGCAACGGCAACATGGCTCAACGAACGCGGATTTGAGGTTGTGCTGCTCGAGAAGCGTAGCGTGCCGGGCGGCAAAGTGTCGGCCTGGCGCGACGCCGATGGCGATTGGGTCGAGAGCGGCCTGCACGTGTTTTTCGGGGCCTACCATAACCTGCTGAACTTTTTGGGCGAGTGTGATCTGCACGACTGCTTCGACTGGAAGCCGGCCGAGATGGTGTTTATTTCGCCCGAGCACCGGCTGGCCCCGATTCGCTTCATCCCTGGCCTGCCCGCGCCGCTGAATGGCCTGGCCGGCGTGGCGGTCAGCCCGCTGATGACCATGGGCGACAAGCTGCGCATGGGGCTGGGGCTGCTCCGGCCGATCTTCGGCTCGCAGGCGTATATCGACCAGCAAGACGACCAGACCTACGCGGCCTGGCATTTGCGCCACGGTATGGGCATGCGCACGCTCGACGATGTGATGCACACCATGGCGCTGGCGCTTAACTTCCAGCGCGCCGACCAGGTGTCCGCCAAGCTGGTGCTGACGGCGCTGCTGCACTTCGCGCAAGAGACCAACGCGCCCAAGATGGGCCTGGTGAAGGGCTCGCCGCACGAGCGGCTGTGGGCGCCGCTGATCGAGCGGCTCACGGCGCGCGGCGTGCGCGTCGAGCTTGGCCGCGCGGTTGAGCGGATCGGCTACGACCCGCTCGACAACCGTGTGACCGGTTTCGCGCTCGACGACGGCAGTACGATCGAGGGTGACGTGTATGTTTCGGCCATGCCGGTACACAACCTGCGCAAACGGCTCGACCCGGCCATGCGCGCGATGCCGCTATTCGACAATCTGCGCCACCTGAAGGGCCAGCCGGTGGTGACTGCGGTGCTGTACTTCGACCGCATGGTCACACAGGTCGATAACCTGATGTTCAGCGCCGGCACCCGGCTGAGCGTCTACGCCGACCTGCCGCGCGTCTCGCCCGACTACCACACCGGCCGCGGCTCGATCATCGAGCTGGTGGTGGCGCCGGCCGGCGACCTGATCGGCCAGCCCGACGACGTGGTGCTGGCGGCGGTGCTGAGCGACTTCTACCGGCTGCATCCGGCCGCGCGAGAGGCGCAGCTGCTTAAACAGCACATCGTACGCATCCCGAACTCGGTGTACCAGGCCCGGCCAGGTGTCGACCAGTACCGGCCCGACCAGGCCACGCCGGTGCCGAACTTCTTCCTGGCCGGCGACTATACCCGCCAGGAGTTTATGGCCTCGATCGAGGGGGCCATTCGCAGTGCGAAGCGCGCCGTCGAGCGAATCGATCAAACCGTGGCCAGCCAGCAGCTGGTGGCCAGCAGCCTGCGCTAG
- a CDS encoding FAD-dependent oxidoreductase yields MPKTIIVGGGLAGLATAVKLLDKGIEVELIEKRDVLGGKTSSWVDGDGDHIESGLHCYFRCYKELLPFFRQVGVYDHIRWKEHTFLFARPGGQHARLHFPKVPAPLNGMIAFTNNDLLSTREKLSNLLGLATTWIGTLDYIKTLDHMSFREWRIRHRIDEGVERKLWNAICLSLGFIGAEDMSARPMATIFHYFASVADASQFGTLDGAPNERIFKPIAAWLLARGATLRTGTKATGIELEHGGVAGVRLADGTLVRGDAYVLAAPVHSTRQLLPGNLRAVAYFNNLWKIRAVPTINVQLWFDRYVTTVDNFWFTSDACFSVFGDLALTSPLEYDRHGGSMVEMCVAPAAPYWQQSDAAIIELCRSDLARLWPEVNSARLIKGTAARIPNSLYREEPGADRYRPIQRSPVANLFLAGDWTAQDYMASMEGAVQSARHAAGYVAEYLGARAEYDHER; encoded by the coding sequence ATGCCAAAAACTATCATTGTGGGCGGTGGGCTGGCCGGTCTGGCCACGGCCGTCAAGTTGCTCGACAAGGGCATCGAGGTCGAGCTGATCGAGAAGCGCGACGTACTGGGCGGCAAGACTTCGTCGTGGGTCGATGGCGATGGCGACCATATCGAGAGCGGGCTGCACTGCTATTTCCGCTGCTACAAAGAGCTGCTGCCATTCTTCCGGCAGGTCGGCGTGTATGATCACATTCGCTGGAAGGAGCATACGTTTCTGTTCGCGCGGCCAGGTGGCCAGCATGCGCGCCTGCACTTCCCGAAGGTGCCTGCGCCGCTGAATGGCATGATCGCGTTCACCAACAACGATCTGCTCAGCACGCGTGAGAAGCTCAGCAACCTGCTGGGGCTGGCTACCACCTGGATCGGTACGCTCGACTATATCAAGACGCTCGATCACATGAGCTTTCGCGAGTGGCGCATCCGGCACCGCATCGACGAAGGTGTCGAGCGGAAGCTCTGGAATGCGATCTGCCTGTCGCTCGGCTTCATTGGCGCCGAAGACATGAGCGCGCGGCCGATGGCGACGATCTTCCACTACTTTGCCAGCGTGGCCGACGCCTCGCAGTTTGGCACGCTCGACGGCGCGCCCAACGAGCGGATCTTCAAGCCGATCGCCGCGTGGTTGCTGGCGCGCGGCGCCACGCTGCGCACCGGCACCAAAGCCACCGGCATCGAGCTTGAGCACGGCGGCGTGGCTGGTGTGCGCCTGGCCGACGGCACGCTGGTGCGTGGCGACGCCTACGTGCTGGCGGCGCCGGTGCATAGCACGCGCCAGCTACTGCCCGGCAACCTGCGCGCCGTCGCGTACTTCAACAACCTGTGGAAGATCCGCGCGGTGCCGACGATCAATGTCCAGCTGTGGTTCGACCGCTACGTCACCACCGTCGACAACTTCTGGTTCACATCCGACGCCTGCTTCTCGGTATTTGGCGACCTGGCGCTCACCAGCCCGCTTGAGTACGACCGCCACGGCGGCTCGATGGTCGAGATGTGCGTCGCGCCGGCGGCGCCCTACTGGCAGCAGAGCGATGCCGCGATCATCGAGCTATGCCGCAGCGATCTGGCCCGGCTGTGGCCCGAGGTCAACAGCGCCAGGCTGATCAAAGGCACGGCCGCGCGCATCCCGAACTCGCTGTATCGCGAGGAGCCGGGCGCCGACCGCTACCGGCCGATCCAGCGCTCGCCGGTGGCCAACCTGTTTCTGGCCGGCGACTGGACCGCGCAGGATTATATGGCCTCGATGGAGGGTGCGGTGCAGAGTGCGCGCCACGCCGCAGGCTATGTGGCCGAGTACCTGGGCGCACGGGCAGAATACGATCACGAGCGTTAA
- a CDS encoding polyketide cyclase — translation MASNEYHFITHWRLHASVEEVAQILADAPALTRWWPSVYLDVQELEPGDERGLGKVISLYTKGWLPYTLRWQFRVSEIAADGFTITAWGDFVGRGIWRFVQDGAWAAITYDWKISADKPLLRRLSFIFKPIFAANHHWAMARGEESLKLELARRRARSPAELARIAPPPPATTSSPLPLLAGTLGLAAAIYLLARAARR, via the coding sequence ATGGCATCAAACGAATACCACTTCATCACACACTGGCGCCTGCACGCCAGCGTCGAGGAGGTCGCGCAGATCCTCGCTGATGCACCGGCGCTGACGCGCTGGTGGCCATCGGTATACCTCGATGTGCAGGAGCTCGAGCCGGGCGACGAGCGTGGGCTGGGCAAGGTGATCAGCCTGTACACCAAGGGCTGGCTGCCCTACACGCTGCGCTGGCAGTTCCGCGTCAGCGAGATCGCCGCCGACGGCTTTACAATCACGGCCTGGGGCGATTTCGTTGGGCGCGGGATCTGGCGCTTCGTGCAGGATGGCGCGTGGGCCGCAATCACGTACGACTGGAAGATCAGCGCCGACAAGCCGCTGCTGCGCCGGCTTTCGTTCATCTTCAAGCCGATTTTTGCGGCCAACCACCACTGGGCCATGGCCCGCGGCGAAGAGAGTTTGAAGCTTGAGCTGGCGCGCCGGCGCGCGCGTTCGCCCGCCGAGCTGGCGCGCATCGCGCCACCACCGCCGGCTACAACCAGCTCGCCGCTGCCGCTACTGGCCGGCACGCTCGGCCTGGCTGCGGCGATCTACCTGCTGGCCCGCGCCGCGCGCCGCTAA
- a CDS encoding L,D-transpeptidase: MFHCTKVVAAFLLAIVLAAGAAPAAHAEGSPLYFPATGHSLTDEYGFLSFWHEHDGARLLGAPVAEPLTLSGGVAQYFERGRLEQQAGPDGSTRVSTGRVGAEYAEALWKRFAPAPPRRPAPGERVFDAGGHTLREPFLSFWSAAGGLEFFGAPISEPEWELTAAGRRQVQYFERARLERDASQAGTPDEIQVSDLGRALAELQAIDTTPQGNPGYESVGPAAPAAPDVAPLGAAPRAAPAPAQPAPVPAPVPAQPKPRAPVAARSPGGAKSIVVNLSAQWLYAYEGDDQVFDAPVSTGRDGMETPTGTYAIYSKLKLQTMDGVTNGEYWIVPDVPNVMYFNGGVALHGTYWHNRFGTGARLSHGCVNLPLKAAAWLYGWAPMGTAVRVTY; the protein is encoded by the coding sequence ATGTTCCACTGCACCAAGGTTGTCGCCGCCTTTCTGCTCGCGATCGTGCTTGCGGCCGGCGCTGCCCCGGCCGCACATGCCGAAGGCAGCCCGCTGTACTTTCCAGCCACCGGGCACAGCCTCACCGACGAGTATGGCTTTCTCAGCTTCTGGCACGAGCACGACGGCGCGCGGCTGCTAGGCGCGCCCGTAGCCGAGCCGCTGACACTCAGCGGCGGTGTGGCCCAGTATTTCGAGCGCGGCCGGCTCGAGCAGCAGGCCGGCCCCGACGGCAGCACGCGCGTGAGTACCGGCCGGGTCGGCGCCGAGTATGCCGAGGCGCTCTGGAAGCGTTTTGCGCCGGCCCCACCACGCCGGCCCGCGCCTGGCGAGCGCGTGTTCGATGCCGGCGGGCATACGTTGCGCGAGCCATTTCTCAGCTTCTGGAGTGCGGCCGGCGGACTCGAGTTCTTCGGCGCACCGATCAGCGAACCGGAATGGGAGCTGACTGCGGCCGGGCGGCGGCAGGTGCAGTATTTCGAGCGCGCCCGGCTCGAGCGCGATGCCAGCCAGGCCGGCACGCCCGATGAGATCCAGGTGAGCGACCTGGGCCGGGCGCTGGCCGAGCTGCAAGCCATCGATACCACACCGCAGGGCAACCCCGGCTACGAGTCGGTTGGCCCGGCCGCCCCGGCCGCCCCCGATGTCGCGCCGCTCGGTGCAGCCCCGCGCGCCGCGCCCGCACCGGCCCAGCCGGCGCCAGTGCCGGCGCCAGTACCGGCCCAGCCGAAACCGCGCGCGCCAGTCGCCGCGCGCAGCCCTGGTGGCGCGAAGTCGATCGTCGTCAACCTCAGTGCGCAGTGGCTGTACGCATACGAAGGCGACGACCAGGTGTTCGACGCACCGGTGTCGACCGGGCGCGACGGCATGGAGACGCCGACCGGCACCTACGCGATCTACTCCAAGCTCAAGCTACAGACTATGGACGGCGTGACCAATGGCGAGTACTGGATCGTGCCCGACGTGCCGAATGTGATGTATTTCAACGGCGGCGTAGCGCTGCACGGCACCTACTGGCACAACCGCTTCGGCACCGGCGCGCGGCTCTCGCACGGCTGCGTCAACCTACCGCTCAAGGCCGCAGCCTGGCTGTATGGCTGGGCGCCTATGGGCACGGCTGTGCGCGTGACGTACTAG
- a CDS encoding CPBP family intramembrane metalloprotease — MRAFLSPAAPALAIHGRALSARLALGLVGAVWALGLVGHVTPLTEWPALVLYVLGSIGLTLWYCRRYQAWRAIGLTGVNLRSALLWGGLVGAALMLVDLANTFVYYRGGGAPLAEMERILVGMRLAVLFPLLVLAEEWLWRGMLFAGLLARGLNRHLVVLITTALYMLNHYAVAPVGLPERGLMALMALPIGLVGGYLVLRTRNVWAGVALHGLTMVSMLLDVFVLPALAR; from the coding sequence ATGCGCGCGTTTCTTTCGCCTGCGGCGCCGGCATTGGCAATCCACGGGCGCGCGCTTTCGGCGCGGCTTGCGCTCGGGCTGGTCGGGGCCGTGTGGGCGCTTGGGCTGGTGGGCCACGTTACGCCGCTGACCGAGTGGCCGGCGCTGGTGCTGTACGTGCTCGGCTCGATCGGGCTGACGCTGTGGTATTGCCGGCGCTACCAGGCCTGGCGTGCGATCGGCCTGACCGGCGTGAACCTGCGTAGCGCGCTGTTGTGGGGCGGCCTGGTCGGCGCTGCGCTGATGCTGGTCGATCTGGCCAACACGTTTGTGTACTATCGTGGCGGTGGCGCGCCGCTGGCTGAGATGGAGCGCATCCTCGTGGGCATGCGCCTCGCGGTGCTGTTCCCGCTGCTGGTGCTGGCCGAGGAGTGGCTGTGGCGCGGGATGCTCTTCGCCGGGCTGCTCGCGCGCGGCCTGAATCGCCACCTGGTGGTGCTGATCACAACGGCGCTCTACATGCTCAACCACTATGCCGTGGCGCCGGTGGGGCTGCCCGAGCGCGGCCTGATGGCGCTGATGGCGCTGCCGATTGGCCTCGTCGGCGGCTACCTGGTGCTGCGCACCCGTAATGTCTGGGCCGGCGTGGCGCTGCACGGGCTGACGATGGTCTCGATGCTGCTGGATGTGTTTGTGCTGCCGGCATTAGCGCGCTGA
- a CDS encoding CHAT domain-containing protein, with protein MLLAERIPGRATRAAQRELRSLPPAPTAARAWAEYALGWALLCWERLADARKHLEAAAVAFAAERDTLAGLRCEYALLLLGFSESAQLELVPAFLALAERLEQHAAPGEAFQARLQAALLLDTQGNASKAEAILAALEPALESVPPLVRARWCYARGAVAGSRSDFPAAEALLAQAQRQFVRMRAAVDQGKCWFQRAWVALQHEQVNIARDRYHQAEQIFNRLDLPLRRAFCNRGMGLLYTRIGAYDEALQRQLAALSAFTALARTVDTGICQLNLGNIYLYAGWWDLAQAHYTRALELFDRAGSVGWRIKAQRNRALAYTRQGQHAKAEPLLHEVIDHARHDHDRGLMAEALTSLAELLAERGVYEAAITRFEQARRLYLAIDAPLGQADSAMGQAWLMLEHGQRAEAEALFGFAAPLVEHHPYNHWRVQHGLARCAELRGDPATALVHYRTASTIVAGLRGRLAHEAASSTLFEQAAHLHADSLRCAASAGVLADLLEFGELQRALVLQGALTSHPLESPATHRAELDLLQAQIAALQDSGPPADDSQAQALDDALARYAERLLYARASARPASQPDTVLPRLSFNLGQLRSQLNAAYQSDWSALVYMRSDDMLLLVAISPDQLVLERIADDPALQYMIERAALPKFQIYTYRDLPYLRGNSSQRWAIPSALAELLIPAHVRARLHPQHHLLIVPLGQLHALPWAALRLDNQWLAERAIIQLVPALTVWQGPAAQPDPGSVQALLIGCRKFGNRAPALPAVAAELAMVSALWPGTYRRLEDEQATRAALLEISASGELARYRVVHVATHAQLVPMRGVTAHLKLWDQDLWLAEVASLRLGGALVVLSACDGAGTHALPGDEVLSLSWALLAAGAAGVLASLWPVNDQAAREFMELFYTALCNHGDAGRALAEAQRQMIAGTPGAAAAEPWLWGSFVLIGTRP; from the coding sequence GTGTTATTAGCCGAACGCATACCCGGCCGGGCTACACGCGCCGCCCAACGCGAGTTGCGCAGCCTGCCGCCTGCACCAACGGCAGCGCGGGCATGGGCCGAGTATGCGCTAGGATGGGCGCTGTTGTGCTGGGAGCGCCTGGCCGACGCGCGCAAGCACCTCGAGGCCGCTGCGGTCGCGTTTGCAGCCGAGCGCGATACCCTGGCCGGGCTGCGTTGCGAATACGCGCTACTGCTACTCGGCTTCAGCGAATCGGCCCAGCTCGAGCTCGTGCCGGCGTTTCTGGCGCTGGCCGAGCGCTTAGAGCAGCATGCCGCGCCAGGCGAAGCCTTCCAAGCACGCCTGCAGGCAGCCCTGCTACTCGACACGCAGGGCAACGCAAGCAAGGCTGAGGCCATTCTTGCAGCCCTGGAACCCGCACTCGAGTCGGTGCCGCCGCTGGTGCGCGCGCGCTGGTGCTACGCGCGCGGTGCCGTGGCCGGCTCGCGGAGCGATTTTCCAGCCGCCGAGGCGCTGCTGGCCCAGGCCCAGCGCCAGTTCGTGCGCATGCGTGCCGCCGTCGATCAGGGCAAATGCTGGTTCCAACGCGCGTGGGTCGCGCTCCAGCACGAGCAGGTCAACATCGCGCGCGACCGCTACCACCAGGCCGAGCAGATCTTCAACCGGCTCGACCTGCCGCTGCGCCGCGCATTCTGCAACCGCGGGATGGGCCTGCTCTACACGCGCATTGGCGCCTACGACGAAGCGCTCCAGCGGCAGCTCGCCGCGCTCAGCGCCTTCACCGCCCTGGCTCGCACGGTCGATACCGGGATCTGCCAGCTGAACCTTGGTAATATCTACCTCTACGCTGGCTGGTGGGATCTTGCGCAGGCGCACTATACCCGCGCGCTCGAGCTATTCGACCGGGCCGGCTCGGTGGGCTGGCGGATCAAAGCCCAGCGCAACCGCGCCCTGGCCTACACGCGCCAGGGCCAGCATGCCAAGGCCGAGCCGCTGCTGCACGAGGTGATCGACCACGCCCGGCACGATCACGATCGCGGCCTGATGGCCGAGGCCCTTACCAGCCTGGCCGAGCTGCTGGCTGAGCGCGGTGTGTACGAAGCGGCGATCACGCGCTTCGAGCAGGCTCGCCGGCTATACCTGGCGATTGATGCGCCGCTCGGCCAGGCCGACAGCGCCATGGGCCAGGCCTGGCTGATGCTCGAGCACGGCCAGCGCGCGGAGGCCGAAGCACTATTTGGCTTTGCCGCGCCGCTGGTCGAACACCACCCCTACAATCATTGGCGCGTCCAGCATGGCCTGGCGCGCTGCGCCGAGCTACGCGGCGACCCGGCTACGGCCCTGGTACACTACCGCACCGCCAGCACGATCGTGGCCGGGCTGCGCGGCCGGCTGGCCCACGAGGCCGCCTCGAGCACGCTGTTCGAGCAGGCCGCGCACCTGCATGCCGACTCGCTGCGCTGCGCGGCTAGTGCCGGCGTGCTGGCCGATCTGCTCGAATTCGGCGAGCTACAGCGCGCACTCGTGCTCCAGGGGGCGCTCACCAGCCACCCGCTCGAGTCGCCGGCTACCCACCGCGCCGAGCTCGATCTGCTCCAGGCGCAGATCGCCGCGCTGCAAGACAGCGGCCCGCCGGCCGACGATAGCCAGGCCCAGGCGCTCGACGACGCGCTGGCGCGGTATGCCGAGCGGCTGCTGTACGCGCGCGCCAGCGCCCGGCCCGCCAGCCAGCCAGACACCGTGCTACCCCGGCTATCGTTTAACCTCGGCCAGCTGCGCAGCCAGCTGAACGCGGCCTACCAGAGCGACTGGAGCGCGCTGGTGTATATGCGTAGCGACGACATGTTGCTGCTTGTGGCGATCTCGCCCGACCAGCTGGTGCTCGAGCGCATCGCCGACGACCCAGCGCTGCAGTACATGATCGAGCGCGCCGCGCTGCCGAAGTTTCAGATCTACACCTACCGCGATCTGCCCTACCTGCGCGGGAACAGCTCACAGCGCTGGGCAATTCCATCCGCGCTGGCCGAGCTGCTGATCCCCGCGCACGTACGCGCGCGGCTCCACCCGCAGCATCATTTGCTGATCGTACCGCTTGGCCAGCTGCATGCCCTACCCTGGGCGGCCCTGCGCCTCGATAACCAGTGGCTGGCCGAGCGGGCGATCATCCAGCTGGTGCCGGCGCTGACGGTATGGCAGGGGCCGGCGGCGCAGCCTGACCCGGGTAGTGTGCAGGCGCTGCTGATTGGCTGCCGCAAATTTGGTAATCGCGCACCGGCGCTGCCGGCCGTAGCCGCCGAGCTGGCGATGGTATCGGCACTATGGCCGGGTACGTATCGGCGGCTGGAAGACGAGCAGGCCACGCGCGCGGCGCTGCTGGAGATCTCGGCCTCGGGCGAGCTGGCCCGCTATCGCGTCGTACACGTTGCCACGCACGCGCAGCTGGTGCCGATGCGCGGCGTTACCGCACACCTGAAGCTGTGGGATCAAGATCTGTGGCTTGCCGAGGTGGCGAGCCTGCGCCTGGGTGGCGCGCTGGTGGTTCTGTCGGCCTGCGATGGCGCGGGCACGCATGCGCTGCCGGGCGACGAGGTGTTGAGCCTGAGCTGGGCGCTGCTGGCAGCCGGCGCGGCCGGCGTGCTGGCCAGCTTGTGGCCGGTGAACGACCAGGCGGCGCGCGAGTTCATGGAGCTGTTCTATACAGCGCTGTGCAACCACGGCGACGCCGGGCGCGCGCTGGCCGAGGCACAGCGGCAGATGATCGCGGGTACGCCAGGCGCCGCCGCCGCCGAGCCGTGGCTGTGGGGCAGCTTCGTGCTGATCGGCACGCGCCCCTAG
- a CDS encoding CHAT domain-containing protein, with the protein MRTSADSTSWLRAALACTPGALGRPARQPTDTVRLMIAQSATAGLARGSYALGAAELLGQAGLACHQPLQALRGGYAQHARVQRELAAAGVAAPPADQRVLRELGQHIAGLLPEHAGHAIMRAAQQAQARRRRLRIVIEVAHDALAALSIPWELMALPGGHGESLLLDAGATLVRQVRGVGRPAPRRLNRPLRVQAVAAAPAGSQTIDLAAALAVFEQAPAGQIAADWYAGPGTLGQLQARLQARRPQVVHVLCHGEPCDTGRGQPRCDLLLTHTDGNTQRVGATELARVLALAPQLQLVMLQCCHAGSTLAGPGAAPPTDSIALTLVRYGVPAVVAMQGEVSQPAANAFARACYAGLAQGDSIGQAVAAGRVAMLADGSSADWALPVLYTGWDRTPAAWLRLAESRF; encoded by the coding sequence ATGCGAACCAGCGCCGACTCTACCAGCTGGCTGCGCGCTGCGCTGGCGTGCACGCCCGGTGCGTTGGGCAGGCCCGCGCGGCAGCCCACCGATACCGTGCGCCTGATGATCGCGCAATCGGCCACGGCCGGCCTGGCGCGCGGCAGCTACGCGCTCGGCGCAGCCGAGCTGCTTGGCCAGGCCGGCCTAGCCTGCCACCAGCCACTCCAGGCGCTGCGCGGCGGCTACGCGCAGCACGCGCGGGTGCAGCGCGAGCTGGCCGCTGCCGGAGTTGCCGCGCCACCCGCCGATCAGCGTGTGCTACGCGAGCTTGGCCAGCACATCGCGGGGCTGCTGCCCGAGCATGCGGGCCACGCGATCATGCGCGCGGCGCAGCAGGCCCAGGCGCGCCGGCGCCGGTTGCGCATCGTGATCGAGGTGGCCCACGACGCGCTGGCGGCACTTAGCATCCCGTGGGAGCTGATGGCACTGCCAGGCGGGCACGGCGAATCCCTACTGCTCGATGCCGGCGCCACGCTCGTGCGCCAGGTGCGCGGGGTCGGCCGGCCGGCGCCGCGCCGGCTGAATCGCCCCCTGCGCGTGCAGGCCGTAGCTGCGGCACCAGCGGGATCGCAGACGATCGATCTGGCCGCAGCGCTCGCGGTGTTCGAGCAGGCGCCGGCCGGGCAGATCGCCGCCGACTGGTACGCCGGGCCAGGTACGCTTGGCCAGCTGCAGGCGCGCCTACAGGCCCGCCGCCCGCAGGTTGTGCATGTGCTGTGCCATGGCGAGCCATGCGACACCGGGCGCGGGCAGCCGCGCTGCGATCTGCTGCTGACCCACACCGACGGCAACACCCAGCGGGTTGGTGCGACCGAGCTCGCGCGCGTGCTGGCGCTGGCCCCGCAGCTCCAGCTCGTGATGCTCCAATGCTGCCACGCCGGCAGCACGCTGGCAGGCCCAGGCGCGGCCCCACCCACCGACAGCATCGCGCTCACACTGGTGCGCTACGGCGTGCCTGCAGTGGTGGCAATGCAAGGCGAGGTTAGCCAGCCGGCGGCGAACGCATTCGCGCGCGCCTGCTACGCCGGCCTGGCGCAGGGCGACTCGATCGGCCAGGCGGTGGCGGCCGGCCGCGTGGCCATGCTGGCCGACGGCAGCAGCGCCGACTGGGCGCTGCCGGTGCTGTACACTGGCTGGGATCGCACGCCGGCAGCCTGGCTGCGGCTGGCAGAATCCCGTTTCTAA